Genomic segment of Acidobacteriota bacterium:
CTGATAGCGCGTGCCCGGCACAGCCTCTTGCAACCCCGGCTCGACCTTGCTGGCGATGACTTCCAACGAGTTCGGATTCAGATTGGCGGTAAAGTCCTGGCCTTCGGCGACGTCTTCAGGGTCTTCTTTGGCAAAGAGCGTTTCGTAAAGGCGAACCTCGGCGTCTATAGCGTGCGCGGCGCTGACCCAGTGAATGGTGGCTTTGACCTTGCGGCTGCTGTTGACGCCGCCGCTGCGGGTTTCGGGATCGTAACTGCAATGCAATTCGACGATGTTGCCATCAGCGTCTTTGACGACGTTCTCGCATTTGATGATGTAACCGTAGCGCAAGCGCGCTTCCTTGCCCGGCGAGAGACGATAGAACTTGGGCGGCGGCACTTCGCGGAAGTCGTCCTGCTCGATGTAAAGCACCTTGGAAAACGGAATCTTGCGTGAACCAGCGCTGGCGTCTTCAGGGTTATTGACGGCGTCCATCTCTTCGACTTGATCGTCGGGATAATTCGTCAGCACGACTTTCAACGGCTTGAGCACGGCCATTACGCGCAGCGCGTGCTTGTTCAAATCCTCGCGGACGTAATACTCAAGCTGCTGAAGCTGCGTGATGCCGTTCGTTTTAGACACGCCGAGGCTGGCGCAGAAATTGCGAATCGCTTCGGGCGTGTAACCGCGCCGCCGCATCCCCGTCAGCGTGGGCATGCGTGGATCGTCCCAGCCGTTGACCAGTCCTTCCTGCACCAGCCGCAGCAGCTTGCGCTTGCTCATCACGGTGTAGGTCAGGCTGAGCCGGTCGAATTCAAATTGCTGGGATGGGAAGATGCCGAGCTGTTCGATAAACCAGTTATACAGCGGGCGATTGTTGTCGAATTCGAGCGTGCAGATCGAATGCGTGACCTGCTCAATC
This window contains:
- a CDS encoding glutamine--tRNA ligase/YqeY domain fusion protein, coding for MNSLEAKSGAPSADAPTETVVEAVGETAGRSNFIRDIILQDLASGKHGGRVQTRFPPEPNGYLHIGHAKAICLDFGLADEFGGKTNLRFDDTNPTKEETEYVDAIMEDVQWLGFHWDGLFYASDYFQQLYDWAVQLIKDGKAYVDDLTADEIREHRGTLTEPGKESPYRNRSVEENLDLFARMKNGEFPDGTRTLRAKIDMASPNPNFRDPVMYRILHMHHHRTGDTWCIYPMYDWAHGQSDSIEQVTHSICTLEFDNNRPLYNWFIEQLGIFPSQQFEFDRLSLTYTVMSKRKLLRLVQEGLVNGWDDPRMPTLTGMRRRGYTPEAIRNFCASLGVSKTNGITQLQQLEYYVREDLNKHALRVMAVLKPLKVVLTNYPDDQVEEMDAVNNPEDASAGSRKIPFSKVLYIEQDDFREVPPPKFYRLSPGKEARLRYGYIIKCENVVKDADGNIVELHCSYDPETRSGGVNSSRKVKATIHWVSAAHAIDAEVRLYETLFAKEDPEDVAEGQDFTANLNPNSLEVIASKVEPGLQEAVPGTRYQFERLGYFCVDTDSASGKLVFNRTIGLRDAWAKIEQRAKQ